GAAATGTGTGTAGGATCTGGAAGGGGACAGAAAGAGCTGGGTGCAGAGAGGTACCTGTGATGTGCAAAGTTCAGATGTCAACCCCACTCAGTCCCCGGCCTCAGCCTGTTCCCTGATCCTGGTCACCAGACTGCCCCCATCTTGGCACAATGAGGGGTATAGGCAATGGGGGTTCGTCCCATCCTTCAGTGAGGCTGCTCAGAATGCCAGCCCAGCTGAGGGGTCTGTGGAGGAGACGGAGGCTCGGGAGTCGCCACTTACCACAGCTTCGGCCCTCAGGAGATCGTGGACTGGTTCAATGCGCTGCGAGCAGCCCGCTTCCACTACCTGCAGGTGGCTTTCCCGGGAGCCAGCGATGCGGATGTGAGTGGCTGGCCCAGAGGCACCTGCTGGGTAGGGGGTTGGGGAAGCAGCCATCGGGGTTGGGTCATAGGACTGACCAGCAGCATAGCGACAGGCCCCTAGAGAGGTACCAGGGTTGGCTGCATGCGGGTCTTCAGTCTGGGGTTGGCACCCAGCTAGAGGGGCATGCCATGCTGGGTGCACAGTCTAGGGGGTAACATGGGGTGGGCTTCACTACCATCTGTCTGTTCTGCCCCAGCTGGTGCCCAAGCTCTCTCGGAACTACCTGAAGGAAGGCTACATGGAGAAGACCGGGCCCAAGGTAGGTGCCGAGCAGCAGACTTTTAGGTCTGTTAAAGGTTAGCCATCTTGCTTCTGTCTGCCTGGGGGTTGCTTGAGGTCAGGCTGGGTGCTGGATCACTGGACTCACTGGGCCAGTCCTTTCCCGGGTGTATCCCGTGTACCCTAGGGCTGTGGCCTTGAGCTTCAGGGTGGTCCTTGAGTCCCTTGTCTGTGTTGTGGTGCTGGCATGAGGACAAGTGACTAGGCTGCAGGTCTAGGGCATGAGTCAGCCTGAGCCTCCTGCCCTCAGGCCCCTCTTCAGGAGGGGCTGTCACATCTGTTCTGTATCACAGTAGCGTACATTCAAGGTCTGTACCCTAACCTGGACCTCAAGCATGCCGAGGGCCCTTCACGCACTGGCTGGCCAGTGCGGTGCCTGTGAGGCCCTGCCTCTGTGTGTTGAGTGGGGGTCAGCTGGGGCAGAGGAACGCCTTGGGGCTGCTGACTGCTTCCCATCCTCCCAACCCACAGCAGACAGAAGGCTTCAGGAAGCGCTGGTTTACCATGGATGACCGGAGGCTCATGTACTTCAAAGACCCCCTGGTAAGGAAGGTCTGgctccagtcccccccccccaactgacCTGTTTCAGGGGTAACTGGTGAGAGAACAAGTCTGGGATTCCTCAGGGGGTCCTAGATTCTAGGGCCTCACTTGGCTAGGCTTGGAGAGGAAGCAGGGGGGACAGCCTGGTGGAAAGGGGTTCCCCCCCATATCCCAGCCTCTTCTCATCCACACACAGGATGCCTTTGCACGAGGGGAAGTCTTCATTGGCAGCAAGGAAAGTGGTTACACGGTGCTGGAGGGGCTCCCGCCATCTACCCAAGGCCACCACTGGCCCCATGGCATCACCATTGTCACCCCGGACCGCAAATTCCTGTTCAcctgtgagacagaggcagaccaGCAGGAGTGGATCGCGGCCTTCCAGAAGGTGGTGGACAGGCCCATGCTGCCTCAGGAGTACGCAGGTGAGAGGAGTGGGTGCGGGAAAGGAGGGTGTCAGCAGGGTCACGGGTGACAGCCCCTAGTGAAGTGTGGCTCTGTGTCTGCATCCTGAGCCCCAGGTAGGCTGTGGAGGGGAAGCTGTGGGCTATGGAGGGAGGCTGAGTGAGCTGGCAGCTCCCAAGCTTGGACCATTCCTGTTTCTAGTGGAAGCCCACTTCAAGCATAAACCCTAAGGAAGAGAGCCCGAAGGCCCCAGGATTCTGCACTCACGTGGCTGGAGAAGCGGCCGGAAAAAGTAGGGGAGCCCAGCCTCCTGGCCCACATCCTGCTCCTTGGTGCAGCACAGGCATGGCCAGGTGGGGCTCAGGCAAGCCCGTTGGACAGGCATTTCTTCAGAACCTCATTGAAGGTGAAGGCAGACTTGGCTCTGGGCCTCACCTGACCCGGGGGCCCTGCCACGCTGCTCCTAGCTGCTCCCAGCTGACCCAGCCACCTTCCTGCTGCTGGAAGCCCTGCCTCCCTACTTAAGCAGGCCCCTACTAACTCTCCTGGCCTGAGGGGATCTTGGCCTCAGGGCGGGACTCGGTGCTGGGCTGCTATATGGACAGCCATGGACAGCCGTGGCAGTGGGCTGGCCTGGCTGCTGGGGACTTTGGGACATGCCGCatgcctccccttccctcccccatctcaacaagtatttattgagcacctgctGTGTGTCAGTCAGGGATCAAAGGTCAGGGGTCAGCTCTCCTTCTCCTAGGGTTGACCCAGCTAGGGAACTGGGGGGTTTTACTGGGGGCAGTTTTTTCCCCAAGAAAACTTAATTGTGTGCAGAGGCCCTGGGCCCAGCTGCTTGTGGCACCCAGTGCCCTCGGGACAGCTGGCTGGAGCAGCTGGGAGGGAGCCTGCAGGGTGCTGTGCATGGAGCCCAGCAGCGGTTTCCTTGGGAGCCAGGGAGGTCCCAACTGCTTTTGGGCGTCAGTGCCCAGTTCGGTGCTGTCCCCGCTTTGTAACCCATGCCCTCTGACCCTGACCTCACAGTCTTTGAGCCCTTGATGAATGAAAGCCCAAACCAAGAGGTGGCCATGGGCAGGAGTGGCTGCCCCCAGCCCTGATTGCTGCTGGCAGGCCAGTAGTTAAAGCCACCTGTATTTATTTACCCTGCTGCCCTCTGGACACCCCATCAACTGGGCTCCCTTCTATGGGACCCCCAAAGGGCAGGTCCTGGCCGCTGGACAGCTGGGGAGCATTAGTGAGGGACACATCTGTGAGTGACCTGATCCTCGTCAAAGCTGCGCCCcagggagctgggggaggggtcctTAGTCGGGCTTCTGCTGCCCTGTGTCATGTCCCCTGGAATAAAGTGTGGCTCTGGCGTGGTCCTTTCTGTGTGTTGGTGTCTAAAGCGGGATGAGAGGGCTAGCAAGGGATAGGAGAAGAACTGTATCACTTCCATGGCAGGCCTGACTCTGCAACCTGTGTCCTCTTAGTCCCAGTtactatgctgtgtgtgtgtgtgtgtgtgtgtgagcgtgcgcGCGTTACAGCCCCAGGAAGGCCCAGCCCCTGCCCTGGACTGTCCAACCCCAGCAGGAACCCGGGGCTCCCCTACCACAGCCTATACACCGAGACCCGTCCTAGGCCGCTGCTGCCCACATTTGCTAGCCTCTGTGGGCTGTGACAGACCCTGGGTTGAACACTCCTGGCAAGTGCCTAGTCACCCAGCTTGCAGGAATGCTGAGCCCAGCAGACATCTTTGGCCAAATCTGGAGTGCTGAGCCCAGGTGTGTACCCAGGTGTCAGCTGGATTCCCCTCAGCCCTCTCACTGTTCTCCCACTTAAAACTGTTTGCATGTGGCCCTGGACAAGGAACCCGCAGCTCCTGAATATATTAGGTAGGCACTCTGTCATTGATCTACGACTCAATTCCTTCTCCCAAACTGGTCAGGGTCCCCATAGCAGCTGGGTTAGCGATGACCTTCCAGGGTCCCCTCCATTTCCCCCACCAGGACCAACAGGTTCACTAGTGTTACCTTACTGATGGGCCTGTTCTAGAGGCTTCTGCGTGTAGACATCCGTGTATACTAGCAACAGCAACCACCTTGACATATGTCTAAGTAACCACAGAATGACATAGCAGGGAAGGTTTTTCACTACATGGGAAATTGGCAACTCAAGAAGTCACTGTAACCTTGGACATCTTTCAGCCAGGATGCAGCCTGTACAAGGGCTAAGACGATGATGACGTCTCCCCTGCTGACAGTGACAGGCATGCAAATGGCACAGTAAATTGTTGTCATGAAGTCCTGAGGAATGGACTGCATGTGTGCTGTGGAGGTACTGCGGGGTGTGaggatcagtgtgtgtgtgtgtgtaagggggcaCTGCAGGGTGTGAGGAtcagtgtgtgtgtaagggggcaCTGCAGGGTGTGaggatcagtgtgtgtgtgtaagggggcaCTGCAGGGTGTGAGGAGCACTGTGTGTGGGTAagggacactgtgtgtgtgtaagggacaCTGGGTTGtgaggatctgtgtgtgtgtgtgtggaagggacACTGGGTTGTgaggacctgtgtgtgtgtgagggacacTGTGGGTTGTAAGGATCAGTGTGTGGGTAAGGGACACTGGGTGTGTAAGGAGCAGTGTGTGTGTAAGGGCACAGTGGGGTGTGAGGAGCACTGTGTATGTTAAGAGACACTGTGTGGGGAGGGTTCCATGCATGTCTCATGTTTCTGAACAAATGCCAGCTTTCCTCCTTACTCAACTGGGGTTAACTCCAGGCATCCtcacacaaatacaaaatttGAATTCTGTTCTATTCCAAAATACAACAATGACATGAACTCCAATACATGATTCTGAAGCAAATGTCACAGCTGAGCAAAGGCAGCTCTGGTCTATGCCCAGCCCACTACGGCTTCCTAACTTATCCCCACCTTTTGGGGGCCTCCCTATGTCTAAGATTCCCCTGCACCAAACCCTCCATGCACCCCTCTTGCTCCCCAAGGCCGAGCCACACACCATGATGGAGGTGATTTCAATAAGACGACTCATTTCTATGTGACAACCTGTGAATGTGGACACCGCTGACACGAGCACTGACCACTCTGGTGGACACAGCAGCATGGATGCACAGGGAAATGGCACGGACAGCACAGGATGTGCTTCCTCCCGAGCTTGCCAGGCCCAGCCTGGACACACAGCCAATCCCACCCTGCCCGAGGTCTCTGCACCCATAGGTGGGGGCTGAATGCCAAGGCCCAAAGCCAGCCCCGTGCCCGGCCCAGAGCTCACCCAGAAAGGACTACTGCAAAGCCCAgtagaaaggatttatttatagTCAACAGGTGACACAAGCCTTcctttaaattccatttttttaCAGTAAATAACGCATATTTCCCTCCTTCCCATGCAAGATAGAGATGTATTAATCTACAACTCTATTTTAATTGTGAAAAAATAAAGTGTCTCCCTTTATAATCAGATTGGTAGCGTGGATATTATCTGTGGTAATGGATGGGGTTGCTCATTCCTGGACTGGTTATTTGGTTAAGTCCTAAAACATCAGGTTGAAAAATCCCTCACccagtaaaaataaatactgcAACATGAAGGACATGAAAATCTACGGCACCCTTTAAAAACATCTCCAGAGCAGCAGTGTGGGGCTCATGGGGACCAGCAGGGCTGAGGCTTGAATAGACAAGCCCACAGACTACAGCAGGGGCCAAAGCCCTATAGATCACGGGACATGGCCCTGGCCAGCTGCTTGCGACCTCCAAGGAGTCTGCCCACCACAGCACATGTGCTCTGATCCTGGGAAGCTCACCATGATTGCAAAACGACTCTGTGTCCAAacaaaattcaaacaaacaagaaacccgaTCTCATCCTCAGGACTCAGGATCTGCCTGGCTCACAGCAGTGGCCACCATTCCTCCAGCATGCCACGGCTGCACTGGACACAGAAGGGATACCAGTCGCTGACGCCAGGCTGCCGGTCACCCTGCAGCCCTCCCCAAGGAACCAGAGACAAGGATGGCAGCGGGGTGCTGCAGCAAGGCCTGCGCTTTATTGTGGGTGATCTGAAGGAACACGGTTGGCCAGCAGGAGCTGGGCCTTGCTCTTGGTCCTGGCCACACAGCCCTCAGCCACCATACATAAATAGGGACAGACTCTGCACAGGTGGCCCCTCCAGCTGCGGAGCAGGAGCCCACTGGTAAGGGGCCTCGTGCCCAGCCTGGCACTGAATCCGTCCCAGTGGTGCCGGCCATGGGCATCTCCATGCTGGCCAGGCAGCTTCAGTCCAGCTCGATGGGGCTGCTGTCATCCTggctctcttccccctcctcctgctctgagGAGCCCATGAGGCTGCTCAGCAAGTTCCCTAGAGGGAGACACCGGCCAGTGATGATTAATGCAGAGGCAGTGCTGTCCTGGAGGCCTGACCTCCCCAGGAAACCCACTACCCAGGTCACCACATTCAAGTAGGTTGCCTAGACAAGACACACCCAGCCATTTGTCAATACCCAGAAACAGTGCTGTTCTGGAAGTCCACCTGAGCTGTAGATGCACAGACATCAACAATAGGTTGGAAAGGACTGAGGGGAGGGAGCTACCTGTCCAGGACCAGACCACACAGCTCACCTAGCAAGCCTCCATAGGAGGATGTCTGCTTTGGCGGCACACCGAAGAAGAGCTGTCCAATCCTGTCGAGGTACTGCAAGAAGCAGGGCAGTAGGTCAGCAGGTGAACCCAACCACAAGGCCCAGCTGGGGCTGCCTGCTCTGCTCCCTCCTCCAGGCTGCTGCCCAGGTGGGGAGCCTCAGCCAAGTGCAAGAGCCTCACCTCGTTGTACATGGGGTCTCTCCGCAGGGACGGCTGGTACTGCTCGCACAGCACTGTGAACACAGCCAGCTTGCCACTGCAGTAAGAATCAAGAATGACTCCCAGTGAGACCTGTggctgcacagacacacaccagcACCCAGCATCCGCCCAGATCACTCACCCgtccacagccagcagcagaaacCAGATGAAATTGAGCAGGGGTTGAACGAAGGGTGGCCCATCCTCAATGGATGGGTGCTTCTGTGTGTACGTTGTAAAGACCACCAGTGCACTgttcttgtttttcaaacagAGAAACCTGCATGCAAGAATATCTAATGAGTGAAATCCCACAGGCAGACTCGGGTTTCCACAGATGCCCACAAGTGGCCAATACAACACACAAGACCTCGCCTGACAGTAGCACCCGTGCTATCTGGATGTCTGGTGTCTCCACAGGCCTAACGGGGTGCAGGACACTTGGGAGGCCAGGATGAGTCCTGGGGCGGCCTCTCACAGGGTACAGATCCTTCCATACACTGGTGAAGGGATTAAGCCTCAGAAGGAAAACAGCTTTGAAGGTCCACAGAGCTAGAAGATGGGGGCGAGATGGGTACTCATTCCTCaaccatggcctctgctttctccacatctgcctgcaccTGTCATAGGGGCAAATGGTGCAGGGGGCTGACCCCGATGCTGTGCTGGGCTCTAGGCAGATTTAGCCTCTGCCCAGGATGTTACCCCAGCGGTCCCAAATCCATCAAGAAAAACACGGCCCCAGTACTTAGGGGGAGACAACAGCTGCAGTGCGCGCCCAGAGTCAGGCTGGCGAGCTGGAGATGTTACACAGTCCCTCTGTACAGACCACGACAACTGGCCATGGTGGTGTAGGTCTGcagttccagcactcggaaggctgGAGCAGGACAACTGCTCTAGGTCTGCGGTCAGCCAGGGCTTTACAGTAAgaatgaaactgtctcaaaagtaaatacAGTGCTCTGGGTCCCCACAGCAGACAATCCTGTCACCATCCGCACAACACAGCACTTTTGTGGATGACCACAGAAGAGCACTGTTCCTTGGGAAGGGGAGGCTGAGACCTGAAGAAGCAgacgagatggctcaggaggtaaggcGCTTGTCATCAAGCGCGGTGATGAGTTCAATCCTAGGACCAATATGGTGGAGGGAGAGTACTCCAGCGAGCTCCCTCTCACATTTCCACATGCACATCACAGCATGTGTGTCCCTGCAAATCCCTTCTCTGCACACACTAAGTCAATATATAAATCTGTAATTTAAAATACCCTGTTTGAAAAACAAGTGCAGTGCCTTCCTGATTTGGGCAGGTGGGGACAAACTGCCCTATAAGCTGTGGCTGTGCCTCAATTCTCCAGGGCAAACACAAGCTGCAGACTCCTAGGCAGGGTGGTTGCAGAGTGCAATTGTGGACACTGTGTTATCTGAAAAGGCAGCCTTGGACCTAAGGTTCTCCCTCCAGCACTGCAGTCTAAGGACAAGGCAGCCTACTCAGGGCTGTCTCTGCTCCAGGCTGGGAGCTGCGCAAAGTCCTCACAAGCACTTACTGTAGCACAGCCTGGGCCACAAACATGTCCACCTCACTTCTGAAGCCTCGGGCGGTGGAGTACTCAACCAGCATGTTGGCGCAGCCCTCACCGTCAGTGGAGTGCAGGAAGTGATACCGAGACTCACAGTAGTTTTGTTCTGTGAAGGGAAAGAATCTGCAGATGGGCACGTGTGAGCACGGGGCGCACAGAGCCAcccactcctcccctccttccctggtCCAACCCATTTGCCCTGGGCACACCTGCTGCCTTTTCTAGGCCACTAACCCTGGAACAAGCTATCCGTCTGCACAGCTGCTCACGCCTGCCAGTTACCAGCTTCCTTGTGTTCAGAGACTCAACACCAAACAGCTCAACGGGCACCCAGCTTCCCTTCTCCCTGTTCTAAGTGTGTGAAACTGCTAGGTCTGCCCAAcccttgtgtgcatgtgagctGGGTCCACAGCAAGTTGCTTCTTCTGTAACTACTACTAACTACTCAGAGGGCCCTGGCTAAGGGAGGCTCCTTGGCACATAGTGAAGCGCATCAGTGTCTGCTATGTTAAATCCTAAGACCTAAcagcagagaatgctgggaatccTGAGTAAGATCAAGGAGGATCCTGGgattccttctgctcctggagCCTTAACAACAGAAAGGAGCCTCTCAACACCAACAATTGGGGTCCCCCAGCCCATAACCCACCCACAAAGGCCTTTTCTGCCTAGGACTTTTGGGTATCTGAGAGCAAGAGAGCAAGTAGTAATTAACGCAGACCCTCATTCCCAGCCTGCTCCTGGCTAGCAAACACCCCCGGGGCAGGGCACTCTGGGAAGTGAGTAGTAGAATTGCCTGGGCAACTTAGTCTTGAAGCAAGTATTTGGGAGCCCCCAACCCCCTTCCCCAAGTAGCCATGGTCCCTGGGATGGCTGTGGCCTGGGCTCAGTACCTCACCCATTCCCAGGGGACACAGCCCCTACAACCTCTCTCAGACGTTGCTGCTGAGTGGATCTGAGAATCCCTGCTGGCAGCCCCATCGTGCAGACTGTTTCTAGACCATGTATCAGGCATGTACTGTGTGAAGGCCTGGGCCACAGGTGACAGGCAGCTTGCTCTCAGCCGGAGGACAGAACAGCCCTCAAGAGGAAGGCAGCACTCTGAGGCACACAGTAGGCACACGTGGCACCTGCACTCCTGAGCTCTGGGGCTTGGGGGTTTTCTCTGAGTTTCCCTGAAGATCCTGATCTTTCAGTCTCCAGAGTCCTGACTGTCCTCTGGAGTGAAGGCAGAGTGCAGTgcccaggagggagggaggaggagacaccATAAGCCCATAGGACGTATGGAAGTCTGTCCCAGCACAGTTGCTATGGGGGGGTGTGCCTCTGGGTGGACAGCTGCTGGACTCTAAGAACTGGGTCAGGTACACCCTCTCTGATTGCCATGGCTGTAGCCAGAGGGGGCGCAGCAGCAAGTCTTGCTCACAGAACTAGTCTATACTCAACTTTGGATGATATATACCTCTGGCTCAGACCTCTGCAGTGTGCGCCACAGGTCACTGTGTACTTCTAAATACGCCTCTTCTCACCCAAGCCCCATTAGGCCCAGCCCACCCATTAGGAGGCTGTAGCAGGAACGCCACCCTCACAGGGTGCAGCTCCACAGTTTCCCAGGAATGCCACTGGGTAGGAGCTGTTCAGGTTCCAGCAGACATTCACCAAGCATGAGTCTTGTGCCCAAGCCAAGTCAAGAGCCAAGACCAGGTACAACTGCAATCCACTCCATGGAAAATAATCTAACCAAAGCTCACCCCAAATTGAGATAAACATTAAGAGAACTACAGAGCAGGGAGTCACCAAAGGGATGGGATGTGGATGCTCACTGaggaaggaggagtgggaggtTGTGGGAAGAGGAATGTGTGACTGACCAGGTTAGAGAATCAGGACAGAGATTGGAAAGGAAGCAGCGCCACTCCCCAGGGGTCCCTTATGAGCTGTGGAGGGTCCATCCAGGGTCAGTCTACTACCAAAGCAGAAATACTGGACTAGCTGGTTCAAAGACAGGCTGATGTGCTTTCCCCATGGCCTCTCCCAGCTTTTCAGCAGGCAAGTACACAGAGGATTCGGCTGCTGGCTGAAGGTAGGGATCCCATGCCTACCTTTCCAAAGCGTTAGGGCCAGCAGCTGGTGGAGCCGAGGATggcccagcttcccagaccctcCACTGGACCACTTCAGGGCTCTGGACACAAAAGCTACTCGCTCAGGGGAGTTTGGATCCATCAAACTGAACACTTTAGCCAGATTTTCTGCAAATGACACAATCGGACccttaccaaaggcacatgtgagGTGTCCCACATCAACAAAAATCTAGCACTCTGTGAAGAGGCTAGCAAGTACTGTAtgtttaagactagcctgggaTACAATAGTTAGACTCTGTCTCAGCCCTCCTCAACTACCCCCTCCCATTATATAACTTCAACAAAAGTCCAAAAGCCATTAGAGTGCTGCTGGGTGTCCCACATGCACTGTAGGTCTGGGGCCTCCTCTGGTTGGCTTGCCCACTGCCCTTCTGACTACGTTGATGTGGGTTGGCCATGGTTGGAGGCAGTTCTGTGGTAGTAGAGGACCAGCAGGAAGGCCACAGGGCAGTTTGCAGGAAGGGCTCTAGCAGCCACATGCTGGCTCAGTGGGATTAGCTGCCAACAGGTCTGTAGTGTGTACCCATGGGCTCAGCTGGGCATGGCCAGTGTGATCACCCCATGACAAAATCAGTCCTGGAGTGCAGAGACCAATCCCCGCCCCCCACACCAAGTGGGACTAGAAACAGTGAAGGGACTCTGGAGATCAGTCACAGAAGCACATGTTGACAGGCTACTGCACACTCAACACGCAGTATGGAGTCCTTACCCAATAGCTCATCAGCTACGtccacctctgccttctccagGGATTCAAGGACCAGCATGGACAAATCAGCCGCACTGTTCTGCTGCAGAACAATCAACGTACAAAACCACGGTTAGCAACAGGGTCCCCTAGTCCTTTAGAAGAGTTGAGGTAAAGCAGAGGGCTGCAGGCTCTGCAGATGGCAACCCATAAACACATAGCTAAGGATACTGCCTTGCCAATGAGCAATACAGCTGGGTCACTGGCAACTGGCAACCAGAACCAAGCCTAGAGCTCCAGACACAAAGGTCCCATAGCAACTGGAGACTAGGATCCTATGCCATTGGTGGTCAGAGCCCAGGACAGTTTGATAcaccccaccctcatccccaGGCCTTTCACCATGGTGGCAGCACTTACCTGGCCATGACTAAAGAAGAGCAATGCTCCTGAGTACATGAGCTCCCGGGCCTCTGCATGTTTGCTTTGGGACATGTATCTgcaaagagggaagaagaaaaacccaGCCATGCACCATACAGATGCCTACAAGGGGTGCTTGCATTGTGTTCTATGTGCCAGCTAGCTCTGCCTGGGGTTGCTACAAATGCCAAAGTAAAACTTAACAGAATACTGCTTCTGAGTATGCTGGGTACTGTAGTACCACCCTGCCCAGCTACTCTGAACAGCAGATATAGGGAAGGGTCTGAGGATACAGGCCCTATTAGCAATACACCCACCTGAACATGCAGGGTACCCTCCATCCCAGGTCCAACAAATAACCCAGGGAGAAGCCAGAGCAGACTAAGGTGTAACTTCCATGATGGGACAGGGAAGATGGGCACTGTCTACCTTAAAAGAGAAGGACTGATTTGCATGTAGGGGACAACTGAGGATAGATCCCTGAAGAGAATGACAATACA
The Chionomys nivalis chromosome 3, mChiNiv1.1, whole genome shotgun sequence genome window above contains:
- the Get4 gene encoding Golgi to ER traffic protein 4 homolog isoform X2, which gives rise to MAAAAMAEQEGARNGARNRGGVQRVEGKLRASVEKGDYYEAHQMYRTLFFRYMSQSKHAEARELMYSGALLFFSHGQNSAADLSMLVLESLEKAEVDVADELLENLAKVFSLMDPNSPERVAFVSRALKWSSGGSGKLGHPRLHQLLALTLWKEQNYCESRYHFLHSTDGEGCANMLVEYSTARGFRSEVDMFVAQAVLQFLCLKNKNSALVVFTTYTQKHPSIEDGPPFVQPLLNFIWFLLLAVDGGKLAVFTVLCEQYQPSLRRDPMYNEYLDRIGQLFFGVPPKQTSSYGGLLGNLLSSLMGSSEQEEGEESQDDSSPIELD
- the Get4 gene encoding Golgi to ER traffic protein 4 homolog isoform X1, whose product is MAAAAMAEQEGARNGARNRGGVQRVEGKLRASVEKGDYYEAHQMYRTLFFRYMSQSKHAEARELMYSGALLFFSHGQQNSAADLSMLVLESLEKAEVDVADELLENLAKVFSLMDPNSPERVAFVSRALKWSSGGSGKLGHPRLHQLLALTLWKEQNYCESRYHFLHSTDGEGCANMLVEYSTARGFRSEVDMFVAQAVLQFLCLKNKNSALVVFTTYTQKHPSIEDGPPFVQPLLNFIWFLLLAVDGGKLAVFTVLCEQYQPSLRRDPMYNEYLDRIGQLFFGVPPKQTSSYGGLLGNLLSSLMGSSEQEEGEESQDDSSPIELD
- the Adap1 gene encoding arf-GAP with dual PH domain-containing protein 1 isoform X2, which gives rise to MASHGNEAARATFESKVPPFYYRPTLSDCQLLREQWIRAKYERQEFLHVEKQEPYSAGYREGLLWKRGRDNGQFLSRKFVLTEREGALKYFNKNDAKEPKAVMKIEHLNATFQPAKIGHPHGLQVTYLKDNSTRNIFIYHEDGKEIVDWFNALRAARFHYLQVAFPGASDADLVPKLSRNYLKEGYMEKTGPKQTEGFRKRWFTMDDRRLMYFKDPLDAFARGEVFIGSKESGYTVLEGLPPSTQGHHWPHGITIVTPDRKFLFTCETEADQQEWIAAFQKVVDRPMLPQEYAVEAHFKHKP